In Arachis hypogaea cultivar Tifrunner chromosome 2, arahy.Tifrunner.gnm2.J5K5, whole genome shotgun sequence, a genomic segment contains:
- the LOC112744113 gene encoding L-Ala-D/L-amino acid epimerase-like yields MAKASEACAFLKRCPSLTLGSMLEEIATILPGHEFASVRAGVEMAIIDAVVNSIRVPLWRLFGGSSNTITTDITHVTDSSRKETLVHITVSCENGAH; encoded by the exons ATGGCCAAGGCTTCTGAGGCATGTGCCTTTCTCAAGAGATGTCCTTCACTGACATTGGGTTCTATGTTGGAGGAGATTGCCACTATTCTTCCTGGCCATGAATTTGCTTCT GTTAGGGCTGGGGTGGAGATGGCAATAATTGATGCTGTTGTAAATAGTATTCGTGTGCCATTATGGAGGCTTTTTGGTGGATCCTCAAATACCATAACCACTGATATAACG CATGTGACTGATTCGTCTAGAAAGGAAACCCTTGTCCACATCACTG TCTCCTGTGAAAATGGTGCCCACTAG